A single region of the Ictalurus punctatus breed USDA103 chromosome 26, Coco_2.0, whole genome shotgun sequence genome encodes:
- the chst10 gene encoding carbohydrate sulfotransferase 10 isoform X1 has product MSTRIGERRRDATKYRFPRLIFIKKRLRQCLHGPMMRRHWLLVGACGWVLLILMFVSRLISFRMPDDYGGRPVLLNWTSPSVKTIKPLNQLSQNAASQPSVAYSGGPTQVELSDWESVTALRLQLLSSVCRNSSLWNLTHTPLRKFVLDRIFVCDKHRILFCQTPKVGNTQWKKVLIVLNGKFSKVEDIPENVVHDHERNGLLRLSSMSDAEITERLNTYFKFFIVRDPFERLISAFKDKFVENPRFEPWYKHSIAPAIIRKYRKRHRDASGSAGLHFEDFVRYLGDETGRKHLDHQFGEHVIHWLTYAELCAPCDISYDVIGHHETLEDDVPYILKAAGIEGLVSYPSIPKGITHYNRTKVEHYFSGISKRDIRRLYTCYQGDFSLFGYHRPDFLLD; this is encoded by the exons ATGTCGACTCGAATCGGCGAAAGGAGACGAGACGCCACAAAATATCGTTTTCCCCGTctgattttcattaaaaaaag GCTTCGTCAGTGTCTCCATGGCCCAATGATGCGCCGTCATTGGCTGCTGGTCGGCGCTTGCGGATGGGTGCTGCTTATCCTCATGTTCGTCAGCAGGTTAATCAGCTTCAGAATGCCGGATG ACTATGGGGGAAGGCCGGTGCTGTTAAACTGGACCTCTCCATCCGTAAAGACTATAAAACCTCTAAATCAGCTTTCACAGAACGCAGCCTCTCAGCCGTCTGTTGCG tattcAGGTGGCCCAACTCAGGTGGAGCTGTCAGACTGGGAGTCAGTGACGGCGCTGCGTTTGCAGCTTTTGTCCAGCGTTTGCAGGAACTCCTCACTCTggaacctcacacacactcctctgcGCAAGTTCGTCCTCGACCGCATCTTTGTGTGCGACAAACACCGGATTCTTTTCTGCCAGACGCCCAAAGTGGGCAACACACAGTGGAAGAAGGTCCTCATTGTCCTCAATG GAAAGTTCTCCAAGGTTGAAGACATACCCGAGAATGTGGTCCATGACCACGAGAGAAACGGTTTACTTCGCCTGTCCTCTATGAGTGACGCAGAGATCACGGAAAG ATTAAACACATACTTTAAGTTCTTCATTGTACGAGACCCATTTGAGCGCCTCATATCAGCCTTCAAGGACAAGTTTGTGGAGAACCCGCGCTTCGAGCCATGGTACAAGCACAGCATCGCCCCCGCCATCATCCGCAAGTACCGCAAAAGGCACCGCGACGCCTCCGGAAGCGCCGGTCTGCACTTCGAGGACTTCGTGCGCTATTTGGGTGACGAGACGGGCCGAAAACATCTCGACCACCAGTTCGGAGAGCACGTCATCCACTGGTTAACATACGCCGAACTCTGCGCTCCCTGTGACATTTCCTATGATGTAATCGGCCATCATGAGACTCTCGAGGACGACGTACCGTATATCCTTAAAGCTGCTGGAATTGAGGGCTTGGTATCGTATCCCAGCATCCCTAAAGGCATAACGCACTACAACCGAACGAAGGTTGAGCACTACTTCTCTGGGATCAGCAAGAGGGACATACGACGCCTTTACACTTGCTACCAAGGGGATTTTAGCCTTTTCGGGTACCACAGACCTGACTTCCTGCTCGACTGA
- the chst10 gene encoding carbohydrate sulfotransferase 10 isoform X3 → MMRRHWLLVGACGWVLLILMFVSRLISFRMPDDYGGRPVLLNWTSPSVKTIKPLNQLSQNAASQPSVAYSGGPTQVELSDWESVTALRLQLLSSVCRNSSLWNLTHTPLRKFVLDRIFVCDKHRILFCQTPKVGNTQWKKVLIVLNGKFSKVEDIPENVVHDHERNGLLRLSSMSDAEITERLNTYFKFFIVRDPFERLISAFKDKFVENPRFEPWYKHSIAPAIIRKYRKRHRDASGSAGLHFEDFVRYLGDETGRKHLDHQFGEHVIHWLTYAELCAPCDISYDVIGHHETLEDDVPYILKAAGIEGLVSYPSIPKGITHYNRTKVEHYFSGISKRDIRRLYTCYQGDFSLFGYHRPDFLLD, encoded by the exons ATGATGCGCCGTCATTGGCTGCTGGTCGGCGCTTGCGGATGGGTGCTGCTTATCCTCATGTTCGTCAGCAGGTTAATCAGCTTCAGAATGCCGGATG ACTATGGGGGAAGGCCGGTGCTGTTAAACTGGACCTCTCCATCCGTAAAGACTATAAAACCTCTAAATCAGCTTTCACAGAACGCAGCCTCTCAGCCGTCTGTTGCG tattcAGGTGGCCCAACTCAGGTGGAGCTGTCAGACTGGGAGTCAGTGACGGCGCTGCGTTTGCAGCTTTTGTCCAGCGTTTGCAGGAACTCCTCACTCTggaacctcacacacactcctctgcGCAAGTTCGTCCTCGACCGCATCTTTGTGTGCGACAAACACCGGATTCTTTTCTGCCAGACGCCCAAAGTGGGCAACACACAGTGGAAGAAGGTCCTCATTGTCCTCAATG GAAAGTTCTCCAAGGTTGAAGACATACCCGAGAATGTGGTCCATGACCACGAGAGAAACGGTTTACTTCGCCTGTCCTCTATGAGTGACGCAGAGATCACGGAAAG ATTAAACACATACTTTAAGTTCTTCATTGTACGAGACCCATTTGAGCGCCTCATATCAGCCTTCAAGGACAAGTTTGTGGAGAACCCGCGCTTCGAGCCATGGTACAAGCACAGCATCGCCCCCGCCATCATCCGCAAGTACCGCAAAAGGCACCGCGACGCCTCCGGAAGCGCCGGTCTGCACTTCGAGGACTTCGTGCGCTATTTGGGTGACGAGACGGGCCGAAAACATCTCGACCACCAGTTCGGAGAGCACGTCATCCACTGGTTAACATACGCCGAACTCTGCGCTCCCTGTGACATTTCCTATGATGTAATCGGCCATCATGAGACTCTCGAGGACGACGTACCGTATATCCTTAAAGCTGCTGGAATTGAGGGCTTGGTATCGTATCCCAGCATCCCTAAAGGCATAACGCACTACAACCGAACGAAGGTTGAGCACTACTTCTCTGGGATCAGCAAGAGGGACATACGACGCCTTTACACTTGCTACCAAGGGGATTTTAGCCTTTTCGGGTACCACAGACCTGACTTCCTGCTCGACTGA
- the chst10 gene encoding carbohydrate sulfotransferase 10 isoform X2: MAKRRALVFIHERLRQCLHGPMMRRHWLLVGACGWVLLILMFVSRLISFRMPDDYGGRPVLLNWTSPSVKTIKPLNQLSQNAASQPSVAYSGGPTQVELSDWESVTALRLQLLSSVCRNSSLWNLTHTPLRKFVLDRIFVCDKHRILFCQTPKVGNTQWKKVLIVLNGKFSKVEDIPENVVHDHERNGLLRLSSMSDAEITERLNTYFKFFIVRDPFERLISAFKDKFVENPRFEPWYKHSIAPAIIRKYRKRHRDASGSAGLHFEDFVRYLGDETGRKHLDHQFGEHVIHWLTYAELCAPCDISYDVIGHHETLEDDVPYILKAAGIEGLVSYPSIPKGITHYNRTKVEHYFSGISKRDIRRLYTCYQGDFSLFGYHRPDFLLD; the protein is encoded by the exons atggcGAAAAGAAGAGCACTGGTTTTTATACATGAAAG GCTTCGTCAGTGTCTCCATGGCCCAATGATGCGCCGTCATTGGCTGCTGGTCGGCGCTTGCGGATGGGTGCTGCTTATCCTCATGTTCGTCAGCAGGTTAATCAGCTTCAGAATGCCGGATG ACTATGGGGGAAGGCCGGTGCTGTTAAACTGGACCTCTCCATCCGTAAAGACTATAAAACCTCTAAATCAGCTTTCACAGAACGCAGCCTCTCAGCCGTCTGTTGCG tattcAGGTGGCCCAACTCAGGTGGAGCTGTCAGACTGGGAGTCAGTGACGGCGCTGCGTTTGCAGCTTTTGTCCAGCGTTTGCAGGAACTCCTCACTCTggaacctcacacacactcctctgcGCAAGTTCGTCCTCGACCGCATCTTTGTGTGCGACAAACACCGGATTCTTTTCTGCCAGACGCCCAAAGTGGGCAACACACAGTGGAAGAAGGTCCTCATTGTCCTCAATG GAAAGTTCTCCAAGGTTGAAGACATACCCGAGAATGTGGTCCATGACCACGAGAGAAACGGTTTACTTCGCCTGTCCTCTATGAGTGACGCAGAGATCACGGAAAG ATTAAACACATACTTTAAGTTCTTCATTGTACGAGACCCATTTGAGCGCCTCATATCAGCCTTCAAGGACAAGTTTGTGGAGAACCCGCGCTTCGAGCCATGGTACAAGCACAGCATCGCCCCCGCCATCATCCGCAAGTACCGCAAAAGGCACCGCGACGCCTCCGGAAGCGCCGGTCTGCACTTCGAGGACTTCGTGCGCTATTTGGGTGACGAGACGGGCCGAAAACATCTCGACCACCAGTTCGGAGAGCACGTCATCCACTGGTTAACATACGCCGAACTCTGCGCTCCCTGTGACATTTCCTATGATGTAATCGGCCATCATGAGACTCTCGAGGACGACGTACCGTATATCCTTAAAGCTGCTGGAATTGAGGGCTTGGTATCGTATCCCAGCATCCCTAAAGGCATAACGCACTACAACCGAACGAAGGTTGAGCACTACTTCTCTGGGATCAGCAAGAGGGACATACGACGCCTTTACACTTGCTACCAAGGGGATTTTAGCCTTTTCGGGTACCACAGACCTGACTTCCTGCTCGACTGA